The Xiphophorus maculatus strain JP 163 A chromosome 21, X_maculatus-5.0-male, whole genome shotgun sequence genome window below encodes:
- the myom1 gene encoding myomesin-1 isoform X3, producing MSGSIPFYQKHHRHYDRSYRSTEAESKMRHYQSSSRYSAGTSLSSSSRGLKVSSHSGLEENRLSPLPKRSKPSYLALDKENQIIGYVVPIFRGSQEFATGLSDTEEARVRDTAAYMARRDLFTSGLEMERSEVISRKEAMRESAERISLNKRIHEHEEHFKRMNEDSLMHTPEFVIKPRSHTVWEKQCVRLHCTVSGWPDPRVIWYKNNVAIDPLANPGKFKLESRYNVHSLEINKCDFDDTAQYRVSAMNSQGEQSAFASVVVKRFKGEIDETLPVPRLGPVSEYGITFQIHIVDTFGVSFGREGETMSLGCTVIIYPALHRYQPEVQWYRDDVLLSPSKWTHMHWSGDRATLTLTHLNKEDEGLYTLRVATKSGYETYSAYAFVKDADAEVEGAPGAPLDVRCLDANKDYIIVTWKQPAVEGGNAILGYFVDRCEVGTTHWVQCNDTPVKFARFPVTGLVEGRSYIFRVRAVNKTGISHPSRVSEPVAAMDPADRARMRGTSAPWTGQIIVTEEEPAEGIVPGRPRELQVTEATKNYVVLSWKPPGEKGLEGVMYYVEKCVSGTDNWQRVNTEIPVKSPRFALFDLAEGKSYLFRVRCCNSAGVGEPSEPTEAITVGDKLDIPSAPGKVVPTRNTDTSVVVSWEASKDVKDLVGYYIECSIVGSDVWEPCNNKPVRATRFICHGLITGEQYVFRVRAVNAAGLSQFSPISEPVEVKAAIASPAPPYGITVLECVRDAMVLSWKQPTFIGGADITGYFVDYREVVDGVPGKWHEANVKAVSERAYRVSELRENRKYQFQVRAANMAGVGIPSMPSNTFLCEEWTIAVPGPPHDLQVLEVRSDSLVLLWKPPVYQGRDPVNGFYVDIKEGDAPGEAWRGVNTKAAEKTYLKVKDLKEGQTYVLRVRAQNKAGVGKTSDATEPVLALTKPGTKEIVVEVDDDGVISLNFECSNLTPDSKFVWSKDYEEITDSSRLTTETKGNKSKTVFNSPGEEDIGVYSCLVTHTDGASSSYTLSEEELKRLLEVSHDHKFPIIPLKSDLAVELQEKGRVRFWLQAAQMSANGKVDYVFNDNVLSQGDKYKMNFDKNTGVIEMFMESLTPQDEGTYTFQLNDGKATNQSSLVLIGDVFKQLQKESEFQRKEWFRKQGPHFIEGLSWEVTPECCVILKCKVGNIKKDTSALWHKDGHQIKADEQLGFTEGVLKLEIAQISRKDSGVYEVVLKDERGKDTSTLNLTDQGFKDLMNEVFSFIANSSTPLKITSTDEGIRLYTFVSIYNDLLQVTWHYKDSAISFSDRIKSGVVGEQLWLQITEPTEKDMGKYAIEFYDGKGGLRRTVELSGQAFDDAFAEFQRLKAAAIAERNRARVAGGLPDVVTIQEGKALNLTCNISGNPVPEVTWLKNDREITSDEHCILKFESGKFASFTITGVNTSDSGKYSILVKNKFGTESGDFTVSVFIPESGKK from the exons ATGTCTGGATCAATACCCTTCTACCAGAAGCACCATCGCCACTACGACCGTAGCTACCGTAGCACGGAGGCAGAGTCTAAAATGAGGCACTACCAGTCCAGCAGCAGGTACTCTGCTGGAACCAGCCTGTCCTCCAGCAGCAGGGG ACTTAAGGTGTCTTCTCACTCGGGACTGGAGGAGAACAGATTAAGCCCCTTACCCAAGCGATCCAAGCCATCTTACTTGGCTCTTGACAAAGAGAACCAAATCATCGGCTATGTAGTGCCCATCTTCAGGGGCAG TCAAGAGTTTGCTACGGGATTGTCAGACACAGAGGAGGCCAGAGTGAGAGACACGGCTGCATACATGGCCCGCAGGGACTTGTTTACGAGTGGTCTGGAGATGGAGAGGTCAGAGGTGATTTCCAGGAAGGAGGCCATGCGTGAGTCGGCTGAACGCATCTCTCTGAATAAACGG ATCCATGAACACGAGGAACACTTCAAGAGGATGAACGAAGACAGCCTGATGCACACCCCGGAGTTTGTGATTAAACCTCGCTCCCACACTGTGTGGGAGAAGCAGTGTGTGCGGCTGCACTGCACTGTCAGCGGCTGGCCTGACCCCAGGGTCATCTG GTACAAAAACAATGTGGCAATTGACCCACTTGCCAATCCTGGCAAGTTTAAACTGGAGAGCAGATACAATGTGCACTCGCTGGAGATTAACAA ATGTGATTTTGATGACACTGCCCAGTATCGTGTTTCTGCCATGAATTCGCAAGGAGAGCAGTCTGCATTTGCCTCTGTCGTTGTCAAAA GGTTCAAAGGTGAAATTGATGAAACACTGCCAGTGCCCAGAC TCGGCCCAGTTTCCGAGTATGGCATCACGTTCCAGATTCACATCGTTGATACGTTTGGAGTGTCGTTTGGAAGAGAGGGGGAGACCATGAGTTTGGGCTGCACAGTAATCATCTACCCAGCTCTCCACCGCTACCAGCCGGAGGTTCAGTGGTACAGAGATG ATGTGCTGTTGTCTCCATCTAAATGGACCCACATGCACTGGAGTGGAGACCGAGCCACGTTGACACTCACCCACCTTAACAAGGAGGACGAGGGCCTGTACACTTTGCGCGTCGCCACTAAGTCTGGATACGAGACCTACTCTGCCTATGCGTTTGTCAAAG ATGCAGATGCAGAGGTGGAAGGTGCTCCTGGAGCCCCACTGGACGTACGCTGTCTGGATGCCAACAAGGATTACATTATTGTTACCTGGAAGCAACCAGCTGTTGAGGGAGGAAACGCCATCTTGGGCTACTTTGTTGACAG ATGTGAGGTTGGAACAACTCACTGGGTTCAGTGCAATGACACTCCGGTCAAGTTTGCCCGTTTCCCCGTCACTGGTTTGGTGGAGGGTCGATCCTATATCTTCAGAGTCCGAGCTGTCAACAAGACCGGGATCAGCCACCCGTCTCGGGTCTCTGAACCGGTGGCAGCAATGGATCCGGCCGATCGAGCCCGCATGAGAG GCACTTCTGCACCCTGGACCGGCCAAATCATTGTCACAGAGGAGGAGCCTGCAG AGGGCATTGTTCCTGGCAGACCTCGTGAGTTGCAAGTGACTGAAGCAACCAAAAACTATGTGGTCCTGAGCTGGAAGCCTCCTGGAGAGAAGGGCCTTGAAGGGGTCATGTACTATGTGGAGAAG TGTGTCTCGGGCACAGATAACTGGCAGAGGGTGAACACAGAGATCCCAGTCAAGTCTCCTCGCTTCGCTCTGTTTGATCTCGCTGAGGGAAAGTCCTACCTGTTCCGTGTCCGCTGCTGCAACTCTGCTGGTGTTGGCGAACCGTCTGAGCCAACTGAAGCCATCACTGTGGGCGACAAGCTTG ATATCCCATCGGCTCCGGGGAAAGTCGTCCCCAccagaaacacagacacatcCGTCGTGGTGAGCTGGGAGGCGTCTAAGGATGTCAAAGATTTGGTGGGGTACTACATTGAGTGTAGTATTGTTGGGAGCGATGTGTGGGAGCCATGCAACAACAAGCCTGTTAGGGCAACAAG GTTCATCTGCCATGGGTTGATTACTGGAGAGCAGTACGTGTTCAGGGTGAGGGCTGTGAACGCCGCAGGGCTCAGCCAGTTCTCCCCAATATCAGAACCAGTGGAAGTAAAAGCTGCGATTG CTTCTCCTGCTCCACCCTATGGCATCACAGTTCTGGAGTGTGTGCGCGATGCCATGGTGCTCTCTTGGAAGCAGCCGACTTTCATTGGAGGAGCTGACATCACCGGCTATTTTGTAGATTACCGCGAGGTCGTTGATGGCGTGCCGGGGAAATGGCACGAGGCCAACGTGAAGGCTGTGAGCGAGAGGGCCTACAGG GTGTCGGAGCTGCGGGAAAACAGAAAGTATCAGTTCCAGGTGCGAGCTGCCAACATGGCGGGCGTCGGGATCCCATCGATGCCCAGTAACACCTTCCTGTGCGAGGAGTGGACCATTGCTGTACCAG GACCTCCTCACGATCTGCAGGTTTTAGAGGTGCGTAGCGACTCCCTGGTGTTGCTGTGGAAACCTCCTGTGTACCAGGGCCGCGATCCGGTCAACGGTTTCTACGTAGACATCAAGGAAGGAGATGCACCAGGGGAAGCCTGGAGGGGCGTCAACACCAAGGCTGCAGAGAAAACGTACCTCAAG GTTAAGGATCTTAAGGAAGGACAAACGTATGTGCTGAGAGTGCGTGCTCAGAATAAAGCCGGTGTGGGCAAAACCTCAGATGCTACAGAGCCAGTCCTAGCTCTGACCAAACCTG GCACTAAGGAGATAGTCGTGGAAGTCGATGATGATGGTGTCATCTCCCTGAATTTTGAATGCTCTAACTTGACGCCCGACTCCAAATTTGTGTGGTCCAAGGATTATGAAGAAATCACAGACTCCAGTCGCCTGACCACAGAGACCAAGGGAAACAA ATCCAAAACCGTTTTCAACAGTCCTGGGGAGGAGGACATTGGTGTTTACTCATGTCTTGTCACCCATACTGATGGTGCTTCATCCAGCTACACTCTCTCTGAAGAAG AGCTAAAGAGGCTGCTGGAGGTCAGTCACGACCACAAATTTCCGA TTATTCCACTGAAGTCAGACCTGGCAGTCGAGTTACAGGAGAAGGGCAGAGTGCGCTTCTGGCTGCAGGCGGCGCAAATGTCAGCAAACGGCAAAGTGGATTACGTTTTCAACGATAACGTTCTCTCCCAGGGAGAT aaatacaaaatgaacTTTGACAAGAACACCGGTGTTATTGAGATGTTCATGGAGTCTCTGACTCCTCAAGATGAAGGGACTTACACTTTCCAGCTGAACGACGGAAAAGCAACAAATCAGTCCAGCTTGGTGCTGATAGGTGATG TGTTCAAGCAGCTGCAGAAAGAATCAGAGTTTCAGAGAAAGGAATGGTTCAGAAAGCAAG GTCCTCATTTTATTGAAGGCTTGAGTTGGGAGGTAACGCCAGAGTGCTGCGTGATACTCAAGTGCAAG GTTGGCAACATAAAGAAGGATACCTCGGCTCTGTGGCACAAAGACGGACATCAGATCAAAGCCGATGAGCAACTCGGCTTCACAGAGGGAGTTCTCAAACTGGAAATTGCCCAG ATTTCCAGAAAGGATTCTGGTGTGTATGAGGTTGTTCTAAAGGATGAGAGAGGAAAGGACACATCCACACTGAATCTGACAGATCAAG GTTTCAAAGACTTGATGAATGAAGTTTTCAGCTTTATTG CTAATTCCTCCACTCCACTGAAGATCACAAGCACAGATGAGGGAATTCGACTCTACACATTTGTCAGCATCTACAACGACTTGCTCCAAGTCACATGGCACTACAA GGACTCGGCGATCTCCTTCTCTGACCGTATAAAGAGCGGGGTGGTTGGAGAACAGCTGTGGCTTCAGATCACAGAGCCCACAGAGAAAGACATGGGAAAATATGCCATAGAGTTTTACGATGGAAAGGGCGGTCTCAGGAGAACAGTGGAACTCTCTGGTCAAG catttgATGATGCTTTTGCAGAATTTCAGAGACTCAA agctgcagctatTGCAGAGAGAA ATCGTGCTCGAGTGGCAGGAGGCCTACCAGACGTGGTGACTATACAGGAGGGCAAG GCTCTCAATCTCACCTGCAACATTTCGGGCAACCCGGTGCCAGAGGTCACCTGGCTGAAGAACGACAGGGAGATCACCTCCGATGAGCATTGCATCCTGAAGTTCGAGTCGGGCAAGTTCGCCAGCTTCACCATCACCGGCGTGAACACGTCGGACTCCGGCAAGTACAGCATTCTGGTGAAGAACAAGTTCGGCACAGAGAGCGGCGACTTCACCGTAAGTGTGTTCATCCCGGAGTCAGGCAAGAAATAG
- the myom1 gene encoding myomesin-1 isoform X4, with amino-acid sequence MNEDSLMHTPEFVIKPRSHTVWEKQCVRLHCTVSGWPDPRVIWYKNNVAIDPLANPGKFKLESRYNVHSLEINKCDFDDTAQYRVSAMNSQGEQSAFASVVVKRFKGEIDETLPVPRLGPVSEYGITFQIHIVDTFGVSFGREGETMSLGCTVIIYPALHRYQPEVQWYRDDVLLSPSKWTHMHWSGDRATLTLTHLNKEDEGLYTLRVATKSGYETYSAYAFVKDADAEVEGAPGAPLDVRCLDANKDYIIVTWKQPAVEGGNAILGYFVDRCEVGTTHWVQCNDTPVKFARFPVTGLVEGRSYIFRVRAVNKTGISHPSRVSEPVAAMDPADRARMRGTSAPWTGQIIVTEEEPAEGIVPGRPRELQVTEATKNYVVLSWKPPGEKGLEGVMYYVEKCVSGTDNWQRVNTEIPVKSPRFALFDLAEGKSYLFRVRCCNSAGVGEPSEPTEAITVGDKLDIPSAPGKVVPTRNTDTSVVVSWEASKDVKDLVGYYIECSIVGSDVWEPCNNKPVRATRFICHGLITGEQYVFRVRAVNAAGLSQFSPISEPVEVKAAIGGGIPHASPAPPYGITVLECVRDAMVLSWKQPTFIGGADITGYFVDYREVVDGVPGKWHEANVKAVSERAYRVSELRENRKYQFQVRAANMAGVGIPSMPSNTFLCEEWTIAVPGPPHDLQVLEVRSDSLVLLWKPPVYQGRDPVNGFYVDIKEGDAPGEAWRGVNTKAAEKTYLKVKDLKEGQTYVLRVRAQNKAGVGKTSDATEPVLALTKPGTKEIVVEVDDDGVISLNFECSNLTPDSKFVWSKDYEEITDSSRLTTETKGNKSKTVFNSPGEEDIGVYSCLVTHTDGASSSYTLSEEELKRLLEVSHDHKFPIIPLKSDLAVELQEKGRVRFWLQAAQMSANGKVDYVFNDNVLSQGDKYKMNFDKNTGVIEMFMESLTPQDEGTYTFQLNDGKATNQSSLVLIGDVFKQLQKESEFQRKEWFRKQGPHFIEGLSWEVTPECCVILKCKVGNIKKDTSALWHKDGHQIKADEQLGFTEGVLKLEIAQISRKDSGVYEVVLKDERGKDTSTLNLTDQGFKDLMNEVFSFIANSSTPLKITSTDEGIRLYTFVSIYNDLLQVTWHYKDSAISFSDRIKSGVVGEQLWLQITEPTEKDMGKYAIEFYDGKGGLRRTVELSGQAFDDAFAEFQRLKAAAIAERNRARVAGGLPDVVTIQEGKALNLTCNISGNPVPEVTWLKNDREITSDEHCILKFESGKFASFTITGVNTSDSGKYSILVKNKFGTESGDFTLEITEGTPDLGVTSYWTDAEGNVVFNPNTPEEKMKTSVTGMKNPKRKGSVARDPAKRMEDKKEGSSSSRVLETEKMTDDAPIETKSSKSDRPVDAKEILLEKSSSAETEAKTA; translated from the exons ATGAACGAAGACAGCCTGATGCACACCCCGGAGTTTGTGATTAAACCTCGCTCCCACACTGTGTGGGAGAAGCAGTGTGTGCGGCTGCACTGCACTGTCAGCGGCTGGCCTGACCCCAGGGTCATCTG GTACAAAAACAATGTGGCAATTGACCCACTTGCCAATCCTGGCAAGTTTAAACTGGAGAGCAGATACAATGTGCACTCGCTGGAGATTAACAA ATGTGATTTTGATGACACTGCCCAGTATCGTGTTTCTGCCATGAATTCGCAAGGAGAGCAGTCTGCATTTGCCTCTGTCGTTGTCAAAA GGTTCAAAGGTGAAATTGATGAAACACTGCCAGTGCCCAGAC TCGGCCCAGTTTCCGAGTATGGCATCACGTTCCAGATTCACATCGTTGATACGTTTGGAGTGTCGTTTGGAAGAGAGGGGGAGACCATGAGTTTGGGCTGCACAGTAATCATCTACCCAGCTCTCCACCGCTACCAGCCGGAGGTTCAGTGGTACAGAGATG ATGTGCTGTTGTCTCCATCTAAATGGACCCACATGCACTGGAGTGGAGACCGAGCCACGTTGACACTCACCCACCTTAACAAGGAGGACGAGGGCCTGTACACTTTGCGCGTCGCCACTAAGTCTGGATACGAGACCTACTCTGCCTATGCGTTTGTCAAAG ATGCAGATGCAGAGGTGGAAGGTGCTCCTGGAGCCCCACTGGACGTACGCTGTCTGGATGCCAACAAGGATTACATTATTGTTACCTGGAAGCAACCAGCTGTTGAGGGAGGAAACGCCATCTTGGGCTACTTTGTTGACAG ATGTGAGGTTGGAACAACTCACTGGGTTCAGTGCAATGACACTCCGGTCAAGTTTGCCCGTTTCCCCGTCACTGGTTTGGTGGAGGGTCGATCCTATATCTTCAGAGTCCGAGCTGTCAACAAGACCGGGATCAGCCACCCGTCTCGGGTCTCTGAACCGGTGGCAGCAATGGATCCGGCCGATCGAGCCCGCATGAGAG GCACTTCTGCACCCTGGACCGGCCAAATCATTGTCACAGAGGAGGAGCCTGCAG AGGGCATTGTTCCTGGCAGACCTCGTGAGTTGCAAGTGACTGAAGCAACCAAAAACTATGTGGTCCTGAGCTGGAAGCCTCCTGGAGAGAAGGGCCTTGAAGGGGTCATGTACTATGTGGAGAAG TGTGTCTCGGGCACAGATAACTGGCAGAGGGTGAACACAGAGATCCCAGTCAAGTCTCCTCGCTTCGCTCTGTTTGATCTCGCTGAGGGAAAGTCCTACCTGTTCCGTGTCCGCTGCTGCAACTCTGCTGGTGTTGGCGAACCGTCTGAGCCAACTGAAGCCATCACTGTGGGCGACAAGCTTG ATATCCCATCGGCTCCGGGGAAAGTCGTCCCCAccagaaacacagacacatcCGTCGTGGTGAGCTGGGAGGCGTCTAAGGATGTCAAAGATTTGGTGGGGTACTACATTGAGTGTAGTATTGTTGGGAGCGATGTGTGGGAGCCATGCAACAACAAGCCTGTTAGGGCAACAAG GTTCATCTGCCATGGGTTGATTACTGGAGAGCAGTACGTGTTCAGGGTGAGGGCTGTGAACGCCGCAGGGCTCAGCCAGTTCTCCCCAATATCAGAACCAGTGGAAGTAAAAGCTGCGATTG GGGGCGGCATTCCACATG CTTCTCCTGCTCCACCCTATGGCATCACAGTTCTGGAGTGTGTGCGCGATGCCATGGTGCTCTCTTGGAAGCAGCCGACTTTCATTGGAGGAGCTGACATCACCGGCTATTTTGTAGATTACCGCGAGGTCGTTGATGGCGTGCCGGGGAAATGGCACGAGGCCAACGTGAAGGCTGTGAGCGAGAGGGCCTACAGG GTGTCGGAGCTGCGGGAAAACAGAAAGTATCAGTTCCAGGTGCGAGCTGCCAACATGGCGGGCGTCGGGATCCCATCGATGCCCAGTAACACCTTCCTGTGCGAGGAGTGGACCATTGCTGTACCAG GACCTCCTCACGATCTGCAGGTTTTAGAGGTGCGTAGCGACTCCCTGGTGTTGCTGTGGAAACCTCCTGTGTACCAGGGCCGCGATCCGGTCAACGGTTTCTACGTAGACATCAAGGAAGGAGATGCACCAGGGGAAGCCTGGAGGGGCGTCAACACCAAGGCTGCAGAGAAAACGTACCTCAAG GTTAAGGATCTTAAGGAAGGACAAACGTATGTGCTGAGAGTGCGTGCTCAGAATAAAGCCGGTGTGGGCAAAACCTCAGATGCTACAGAGCCAGTCCTAGCTCTGACCAAACCTG GCACTAAGGAGATAGTCGTGGAAGTCGATGATGATGGTGTCATCTCCCTGAATTTTGAATGCTCTAACTTGACGCCCGACTCCAAATTTGTGTGGTCCAAGGATTATGAAGAAATCACAGACTCCAGTCGCCTGACCACAGAGACCAAGGGAAACAA ATCCAAAACCGTTTTCAACAGTCCTGGGGAGGAGGACATTGGTGTTTACTCATGTCTTGTCACCCATACTGATGGTGCTTCATCCAGCTACACTCTCTCTGAAGAAG AGCTAAAGAGGCTGCTGGAGGTCAGTCACGACCACAAATTTCCGA TTATTCCACTGAAGTCAGACCTGGCAGTCGAGTTACAGGAGAAGGGCAGAGTGCGCTTCTGGCTGCAGGCGGCGCAAATGTCAGCAAACGGCAAAGTGGATTACGTTTTCAACGATAACGTTCTCTCCCAGGGAGAT aaatacaaaatgaacTTTGACAAGAACACCGGTGTTATTGAGATGTTCATGGAGTCTCTGACTCCTCAAGATGAAGGGACTTACACTTTCCAGCTGAACGACGGAAAAGCAACAAATCAGTCCAGCTTGGTGCTGATAGGTGATG TGTTCAAGCAGCTGCAGAAAGAATCAGAGTTTCAGAGAAAGGAATGGTTCAGAAAGCAAG GTCCTCATTTTATTGAAGGCTTGAGTTGGGAGGTAACGCCAGAGTGCTGCGTGATACTCAAGTGCAAG GTTGGCAACATAAAGAAGGATACCTCGGCTCTGTGGCACAAAGACGGACATCAGATCAAAGCCGATGAGCAACTCGGCTTCACAGAGGGAGTTCTCAAACTGGAAATTGCCCAG ATTTCCAGAAAGGATTCTGGTGTGTATGAGGTTGTTCTAAAGGATGAGAGAGGAAAGGACACATCCACACTGAATCTGACAGATCAAG GTTTCAAAGACTTGATGAATGAAGTTTTCAGCTTTATTG CTAATTCCTCCACTCCACTGAAGATCACAAGCACAGATGAGGGAATTCGACTCTACACATTTGTCAGCATCTACAACGACTTGCTCCAAGTCACATGGCACTACAA GGACTCGGCGATCTCCTTCTCTGACCGTATAAAGAGCGGGGTGGTTGGAGAACAGCTGTGGCTTCAGATCACAGAGCCCACAGAGAAAGACATGGGAAAATATGCCATAGAGTTTTACGATGGAAAGGGCGGTCTCAGGAGAACAGTGGAACTCTCTGGTCAAG catttgATGATGCTTTTGCAGAATTTCAGAGACTCAA agctgcagctatTGCAGAGAGAA ATCGTGCTCGAGTGGCAGGAGGCCTACCAGACGTGGTGACTATACAGGAGGGCAAG GCTCTCAATCTCACCTGCAACATTTCGGGCAACCCGGTGCCAGAGGTCACCTGGCTGAAGAACGACAGGGAGATCACCTCCGATGAGCATTGCATCCTGAAGTTCGAGTCGGGCAAGTTCGCCAGCTTCACCATCACCGGCGTGAACACGTCGGACTCCGGCAAGTACAGCATTCTGGTGAAGAACAAGTTCGGCACAGAGAGCGGCGACTTCACC CTCGAGATCACAGAGGGGACGCCTGACTTGGGCGTGACCTCCTACTGGACTGATGCTGAAGGAAATGTGGTTTTCAACCCAAATACTCcagaagaaaaaatgaaaacctcaGTCACAGgaatgaaaaacccaaaacgaAAAG GGTCCGTAGCTAGAGATCCTGCTAAAAGGATGGAAGACAAAAAGgagggcagcagcagcagcagggtgCTGGAAACAGAAAAGATGACGGATGATGCCCCAATAGAGACAAAATCTTCAAAGTCAGACCGACCAGTGGATGCTAAAGAAATTCTGTTGGAGAAGTCATCCTCTGCTGAGACAGAAGCCAAAACAGCCTAA